In a single window of the Streptomyces sp. NBC_00353 genome:
- a CDS encoding ABC transporter permease/substrate-binding protein, producing the protein MATDTLKSNTGASGASALRRILLDNGALSALVVLVVAMSLLSGDFLTTQNLLNVGVQASVTAILAFGVTFVIVSAGIDLSVGSVAALSATVLAWMATSEGVPVWIAVLLAVATGIACGLVNGVLVSYGKLPSFIATLAMLSIGRGLSLVISQGSPIPFPDSVSVLGDTLGGWLPVPVLVMVAMGLVTAVILGRTYIGRSMYAIGGNEEAARLSGLRVKRQKLVIYALSGLFAAVAGIVLASRLVSAQPQAAQGYELDAIAAVVIGGASLAGGVGKASGTLIGALILAVLRNGLNLLSVSAFWQQVVIGVVIALAVLLDTVRRRAGGGSTTSASSSGASGPRGKGAAKIAIAAVCVAAVVAAVSFFNSGNSGTTTKVGMSLSTLNNPFFVQMKAGAQAEAKDAGVDLTVTDAQNDASQQANQLQNFTGAGMQSIIVNPVDSDAVGPAVRAANKADIPVVAADRGVNKAETATLVASDNVAGGRLAAKALADKLGGKGDIVVLQGTAGTSASRERGKGFTEGLKAYPGIKVVASQPADFDRTKGLDVMTNLLQSHPRITGVFAENDEMALGAVKALGSKAGKSVDVVGFDGTPDGLKAVAAGTLYASVAQQPKELGKIAVQNAVEAARGKQVDSTVKVPVKVVTEKNVADFS; encoded by the coding sequence GTGGCCACTGACACGCTCAAGAGCAATACGGGCGCAAGTGGCGCCTCGGCGCTCCGCCGCATCCTGCTCGACAACGGCGCACTGAGCGCCCTGGTGGTTCTGGTAGTGGCGATGTCGCTGCTCTCCGGCGACTTCCTCACCACTCAGAACCTGCTGAACGTGGGTGTGCAGGCGTCCGTGACGGCGATTCTCGCGTTCGGCGTGACCTTCGTCATCGTCTCGGCAGGTATCGACCTGTCCGTCGGCTCGGTGGCGGCGCTCTCGGCGACCGTACTCGCCTGGATGGCGACGTCGGAGGGCGTCCCCGTGTGGATCGCGGTGCTCCTCGCCGTGGCCACCGGCATCGCCTGCGGTCTCGTCAACGGCGTCCTCGTCTCGTACGGGAAACTCCCGTCGTTCATCGCCACGCTGGCGATGCTCTCGATCGGCCGCGGCCTGTCCCTCGTCATCTCGCAGGGCAGCCCGATCCCCTTCCCCGACTCCGTCTCGGTGCTCGGCGACACGCTCGGCGGGTGGCTGCCCGTCCCCGTCCTCGTGATGGTCGCGATGGGGCTGGTGACGGCGGTCATCCTCGGGCGCACCTACATCGGCCGTTCGATGTACGCCATCGGCGGCAACGAGGAAGCGGCCCGGCTCTCGGGCCTGCGCGTCAAGCGGCAGAAGCTCGTCATCTACGCCCTGTCCGGACTCTTCGCCGCTGTCGCGGGCATCGTCCTCGCCTCCCGCCTGGTCTCCGCGCAGCCGCAGGCCGCGCAGGGTTACGAGCTGGACGCGATCGCCGCGGTCGTCATCGGCGGCGCCAGCCTCGCGGGCGGCGTCGGCAAGGCTTCCGGAACCCTGATCGGCGCCCTGATACTCGCCGTGCTCCGCAACGGCCTCAACCTGCTGTCCGTCTCGGCCTTCTGGCAGCAGGTCGTCATCGGTGTCGTGATCGCGCTCGCGGTCCTGCTGGACACGGTGCGTCGGCGGGCCGGCGGTGGGTCCACGACGTCGGCGTCCTCGTCCGGTGCTTCCGGGCCCCGGGGCAAGGGAGCCGCGAAAATCGCGATCGCCGCGGTGTGCGTGGCGGCCGTCGTCGCAGCCGTGTCCTTCTTCAACTCCGGCAACTCCGGTACGACCACCAAGGTCGGCATGTCGCTCTCCACGCTCAACAACCCGTTCTTCGTCCAGATGAAGGCGGGCGCGCAGGCCGAAGCGAAGGACGCGGGAGTCGACCTCACTGTGACGGATGCGCAGAACGACGCGTCGCAGCAGGCCAACCAGCTGCAGAACTTCACCGGCGCAGGCATGCAGTCGATCATCGTCAATCCGGTGGACTCGGACGCGGTGGGACCCGCGGTGCGGGCCGCCAACAAGGCCGACATCCCGGTGGTCGCCGCCGACCGCGGCGTCAACAAGGCGGAGACGGCGACGCTCGTCGCCTCCGACAACGTCGCGGGCGGCAGGCTCGCCGCGAAGGCGCTGGCCGACAAGCTCGGCGGCAAGGGCGACATCGTCGTCCTCCAGGGCACCGCGGGCACCTCTGCCAGCCGCGAGCGCGGCAAGGGATTCACCGAGGGCCTGAAGGCCTACCCGGGGATCAAGGTCGTCGCCTCCCAGCCCGCGGACTTCGACCGCACGAAGGGCCTGGACGTCATGACCAACCTGCTGCAGTCCCACCCGCGCATCACCGGCGTCTTCGCCGAGAACGACGAGATGGCGCTCGGCGCGGTCAAGGCGCTCGGCAGCAAGGCCGGCAAGTCCGTCGACGTCGTCGGGTTCGACGGCACCCCCGACGGTCTGAAGGCGGTCGCCGCGGGCACCCTGTACGCCTCGGTCGCCCAGCAGCCGAAGGAGCTCGGGAAGATCGCCGTGCAGAACGCGGTCGAGGCCGCGCGCGGCAAGCAGGTCGACAGCACGGTCAAGGTGCCGGTGAAGGTCGTGACGGAGAAGAACGTCGCCGACTTCTCCTGA
- a CDS encoding sugar ABC transporter ATP-binding protein produces MSSQDELLRIEGIRKTFPGVVALDSVDFDLRRGEVHVLLGENGAGKSTLIKMLSGAYRPDSGRILVDGNEVRVHGAQDAERLGIATIYQEFNLVPELTVAENIFLGRQPRRFGMIDRKKMEADAEELLRRVGVRVSPKAKVRELGIARLQMVEIAKALSLDARVLIMDEPTAVLTSEEVDKLFRIVRQLRADGVGIVFITHHLEEIAALGDRVTVLRDGRSIDQVPASTPENELVRLMVGRSIEQQYPRERPETGEALLSVRGLTRGGVFHDISFDVHAGEVVGLAGLVGAGRTEVVRAVFGADPYDAGSVEVRGERLGKGDVNAAMGAGIGLVPEDRKGQGLVLDASVQENLGLVTLRSASRGGLVDLKGQRTAAARISKELGVRMAGLGQHVRTLSGGNQQKVVIGKWLLADTRVLILDEPTRGIDVGAKVEIYQLINQLTASGHAVLMISSDLPEVLGMSDRVLVMAQGRIAGELPAHEATQDAVMALAVSAPSVTTTPDVNDEVEGSRGH; encoded by the coding sequence GTGAGCAGCCAGGACGAGTTGCTGCGCATCGAGGGAATACGAAAGACCTTCCCCGGCGTGGTCGCGCTCGACTCCGTCGACTTCGACCTGCGCCGCGGCGAGGTGCATGTCCTGCTCGGTGAGAACGGCGCAGGCAAGAGCACGCTGATCAAGATGCTCTCCGGGGCCTACCGCCCGGACAGCGGACGGATCCTGGTCGACGGGAACGAGGTACGTGTCCACGGCGCCCAGGACGCCGAACGGCTCGGGATCGCCACCATCTACCAGGAATTCAACCTGGTGCCCGAGCTGACCGTCGCCGAGAACATCTTCCTCGGCCGCCAGCCGCGGCGCTTCGGCATGATCGACCGCAAGAAGATGGAGGCGGACGCCGAGGAACTCCTGCGCCGGGTCGGTGTGCGCGTCTCACCGAAGGCCAAGGTGCGCGAACTGGGCATCGCCCGGCTCCAGATGGTGGAGATCGCCAAGGCGCTCAGCCTGGACGCTCGTGTCTTGATCATGGACGAGCCCACCGCCGTGCTGACCAGCGAAGAGGTGGACAAGCTCTTCCGGATCGTCCGGCAGCTGCGCGCGGACGGAGTGGGGATCGTCTTCATCACCCACCACCTGGAGGAGATCGCGGCGCTCGGCGACCGGGTCACCGTTCTGCGTGACGGCCGCAGCATCGACCAGGTGCCCGCCTCGACCCCCGAGAACGAGCTCGTGCGGCTGATGGTCGGGCGCAGCATCGAGCAGCAGTACCCGCGCGAACGCCCGGAGACGGGCGAAGCGTTGCTCTCCGTGCGCGGGCTGACCCGCGGCGGCGTCTTCCACGACATCAGCTTCGACGTGCACGCCGGAGAAGTCGTTGGACTCGCCGGACTCGTCGGCGCCGGCCGCACCGAGGTCGTCCGCGCCGTCTTCGGCGCCGACCCCTACGACGCAGGGAGCGTCGAGGTGCGCGGCGAGCGGCTGGGCAAGGGCGACGTGAACGCAGCCATGGGCGCCGGGATCGGGCTCGTGCCCGAGGACCGCAAGGGGCAGGGCCTCGTGCTCGACGCCTCGGTGCAGGAGAACCTCGGCCTGGTCACGCTGCGTTCGGCCAGCCGCGGCGGTCTCGTGGACCTCAAGGGGCAGCGCACCGCCGCCGCCCGGATCTCCAAGGAGCTCGGCGTACGGATGGCAGGCCTCGGCCAGCACGTCCGCACTCTCTCCGGCGGCAACCAGCAGAAGGTCGTCATCGGGAAGTGGCTGCTCGCCGACACCAGGGTGCTGATCCTCGACGAGCCGACCCGAGGCATCGACGTCGGCGCGAAGGTCGAGATCTATCAGCTCATCAACCAACTGACGGCCTCAGGCCATGCGGTCCTGATGATCTCCAGCGACCTACCCGAAGTCCTCGGCATGAGCGACCGGGTGCTCGTCATGGCCCAAGGCCGCATCGCCGGCGAACTGCCCGCGCACGAAGCGACCCAGGACGCGGTGATGGCGCTCGCCGTGAGCGCCCCGTCCGTAACAACCACCCCAGATGTGAACGATGAAGTGGAGGGCTCCCGTGGCCACTGA
- a CDS encoding LacI family DNA-binding transcriptional regulator, whose translation MASIKDVAAEAGVSVATVSRVLNSHPSVSPDARARVLAAVDALGYRPNAVARSLRTDQTRTLGLIISDVLNPYFTALARSVEEAARALGYSVIIGNADERPELQDHHVRTLLDRRIDGLLVSPTDGGSPQILDAARGGTPMVFVDRWIPGVDVPVVRADGCPAVRDLVAHLHRLGHRRLAIIAGPAATTTGSERVEAFRDALGEHGLPLPDAYIGQGDFQADSGRRATERFLALPEPPDAVFAADNLMALGALDAIRARGLRVPQDIALAAFDDIPWFVHTDPPITAIAQPTGDLGRAAVRALVDVIEGRPPQSVTLSAHLVVRRSCGEPASNRRSNL comes from the coding sequence GTGGCGAGCATCAAAGATGTCGCAGCCGAGGCGGGCGTGTCCGTCGCCACGGTGTCGCGCGTCCTCAACAGTCATCCGTCCGTCAGCCCCGACGCGAGGGCTCGCGTCCTCGCTGCTGTCGACGCGCTCGGCTACCGGCCCAACGCCGTCGCCCGGTCGCTGCGCACCGACCAGACGCGCACCCTCGGGCTGATCATCAGCGACGTACTCAACCCGTACTTCACCGCGCTGGCCCGCTCGGTCGAGGAAGCGGCGCGCGCCCTCGGGTACAGCGTCATCATCGGAAACGCCGACGAGCGGCCCGAGCTGCAGGACCACCACGTCCGTACGCTGCTCGACCGCCGGATCGACGGGCTCCTCGTCTCGCCCACCGACGGCGGCTCCCCGCAGATACTCGACGCCGCGCGCGGCGGCACCCCCATGGTCTTCGTGGACCGCTGGATTCCCGGGGTGGACGTGCCGGTGGTGCGCGCCGACGGATGTCCCGCCGTGCGGGACCTCGTCGCCCATCTGCACCGCCTCGGCCACCGCCGGCTGGCGATCATCGCCGGCCCGGCTGCCACCACCACCGGAAGCGAGCGGGTGGAGGCCTTCCGCGACGCCTTGGGTGAGCACGGGCTTCCGCTGCCCGATGCCTACATCGGTCAGGGCGACTTCCAGGCGGACAGCGGACGCCGTGCCACCGAGCGGTTCCTGGCCCTTCCCGAGCCGCCCGACGCGGTCTTCGCCGCCGACAACCTGATGGCTCTCGGCGCACTGGACGCGATCCGTGCGCGCGGGCTGCGGGTTCCGCAGGACATCGCGCTCGCCGCGTTCGACGACATCCCGTGGTTCGTCCACACCGATCCGCCGATCACGGCGATCGCCCAGCCGACCGGAGACCTCGGCCGAGCCGCCGTACGGGCGCTGGTCGACGTCATCGAGGGCCGGCCCCCGCAGTCGGTCACCCTTTCCGCCCATCTCGTCGTACGCAGGTCGTGCGGCGAGCCCGCTTCGAACCGGAGGAGCAACCTGTGA
- a CDS encoding DUF779 domain-containing protein, with protein sequence MIPSDAPLVELTPAAADLVRRLREAHGPLMFHQSGGCCDGSAPMCYQDGEFRTGNSDVLLASLTVDGVAERVPFWMSKSQHEVWAHTRLIVDVVAGRGSGFSLEAPEGVRFLIRSRLVGT encoded by the coding sequence GTGATCCCCTCGGACGCACCGCTCGTGGAGCTCACCCCCGCAGCCGCCGATCTGGTGCGGCGGCTGCGCGAGGCCCACGGGCCGCTGATGTTCCACCAGTCCGGCGGCTGCTGCGACGGCAGCGCGCCGATGTGCTACCAGGACGGCGAGTTCCGTACCGGCAACTCCGACGTGCTGCTTGCCTCGCTCACCGTCGACGGTGTCGCGGAGCGCGTCCCCTTCTGGATGTCGAAGAGCCAGCACGAGGTGTGGGCGCACACCCGGCTGATCGTCGACGTGGTGGCGGGGCGCGGCAGCGGGTTCTCGCTGGAGGCACCGGAGGGGGTCCGGTTCCTGATCCGGTCGCGCCTCGTCGGCACCTGA
- a CDS encoding phosphatidylinositol-specific phospholipase C/glycerophosphodiester phosphodiesterase family protein: MAFPTRRRVVTTALATLAAGAAVPLQPATAATPVAARHRPPLRPLRQAHAHNDYLHTHPLHDALSHGFTSVEADIFLVDGELLVAHEATDLDPTRTLASLYLNPLLARVRANHGTVYAGYREPVQLLIDIKTDGAAAYLELDRQLRRYRRMLTSYHDGRVRAGAVIPVISGDRAARVPMEAQRTRLAFYDGRLDDLGTAATASFIPLISSNWTESFGWLGTGPFPAAERDRLRSLVGAAHRGGQRVRFWATPDVAGPERDAVWTELLAAGVDHLNTDDLAGLERFLRAKSSVTRSGV; encoded by the coding sequence ATGGCGTTCCCGACCCGCCGCCGCGTCGTCACCACCGCCCTGGCCACCCTGGCCGCAGGCGCAGCTGTCCCCCTTCAGCCGGCGACGGCCGCCACGCCCGTCGCCGCGCGGCACCGCCCGCCGCTACGCCCGCTGCGACAGGCCCACGCGCACAACGACTACCTCCATACGCACCCACTCCACGACGCCCTCTCCCACGGGTTCACCAGCGTCGAGGCGGACATCTTCCTCGTGGACGGGGAGTTGCTCGTCGCCCACGAAGCCACCGACCTCGACCCCACCCGCACCCTCGCGTCGCTCTACCTCAACCCATTGCTGGCCAGGGTCCGGGCCAACCACGGCACGGTGTACGCCGGCTACCGCGAACCCGTGCAGCTGCTCATCGACATCAAGACGGACGGCGCCGCCGCCTACCTGGAGCTCGACCGGCAACTGCGGCGGTACCGCCGGATGCTGACCTCGTACCACGACGGCCGGGTACGCGCAGGCGCAGTCATCCCCGTCATCTCCGGCGACCGGGCCGCCCGCGTCCCCATGGAGGCGCAGCGCACGCGCCTCGCCTTCTACGACGGCAGGCTCGACGACCTCGGCACCGCAGCGACGGCCTCATTCATTCCGCTCATCAGCAGCAACTGGACCGAGAGCTTCGGCTGGCTGGGCACGGGCCCGTTCCCCGCCGCCGAACGGGACAGGCTCCGTTCCCTCGTCGGCGCCGCCCACCGCGGCGGGCAGCGCGTCCGCTTCTGGGCGACGCCCGACGTCGCGGGACCCGAGCGTGACGCCGTCTGGACCGAACTGCTGGCAGCAGGGGTCGATCATCTCAACACGGATGACCTGGCCGGGCTCGAGCGCTTCCTCCGTGCGAAGAGCAGCGTTACCCGGAGCGGTGTCTGA
- a CDS encoding acyl-CoA dehydrogenase family protein gives MTAQTEETVAPDLLYSEAEDDLRSTVRSLLADRSDAPTVIARIESDTPYDPQLWKALGADIGAAGLLVPEKLGGQGASHREAAVVLEELGRSVAPAPYLTSAVVATETLLALGSEDGPVAELLGELAAGRKVAVLAVPFPTAPENSSAAEAVTGTLDGTVTAVADAAAADVLLVPTTDGLYAVEADAPGVTVEPLVPLDQTRPLATVTLTAATGTLLADAEAARPAVRRGLLAGAGLLASEQLGLAEWCLTETVRYTRERHQFNRPIGSFQALKHRMAQLWLEVVSARAAARNAADALASGSPDTPLAVAVAQAYCSKVAVHAAEECIQLHGGIGMTWEHPAHLYLKRAKADAIAYGTAGSHLEAIAELMELPAP, from the coding sequence ATGACAGCACAGACCGAAGAGACCGTGGCGCCCGATCTGCTGTACTCGGAGGCCGAGGACGACCTGCGGTCAACCGTACGGTCGTTGCTCGCCGACCGGTCCGACGCGCCGACGGTGATCGCCCGCATCGAGTCCGACACGCCGTACGACCCGCAGCTGTGGAAGGCTCTCGGCGCCGACATCGGCGCCGCCGGGCTGCTCGTGCCGGAGAAGCTCGGCGGCCAGGGCGCGAGTCATCGCGAGGCTGCCGTGGTTCTGGAGGAATTGGGCCGCAGTGTGGCCCCCGCCCCCTATCTGACCAGCGCGGTCGTCGCGACCGAGACGCTCCTCGCCCTGGGGAGCGAGGACGGGCCGGTCGCCGAACTGCTCGGCGAGCTGGCCGCAGGACGCAAGGTCGCGGTCCTCGCCGTGCCGTTCCCCACGGCCCCGGAGAACAGCTCGGCGGCCGAGGCCGTGACCGGCACCCTGGACGGCACCGTCACCGCGGTCGCCGACGCGGCCGCAGCCGATGTACTGCTCGTGCCGACCACCGACGGCCTGTACGCGGTCGAGGCGGATGCGCCCGGCGTCACCGTCGAGCCGCTCGTCCCGCTCGACCAGACCCGCCCGCTCGCCACCGTCACCCTCACCGCCGCCACCGGAACCCTCCTTGCCGACGCGGAAGCGGCACGCCCCGCCGTACGCCGCGGCCTGCTCGCCGGTGCCGGGCTGCTCGCCTCCGAGCAGCTCGGCCTCGCCGAGTGGTGCCTGACCGAGACGGTCAGGTACACCCGCGAACGGCATCAGTTCAACCGGCCCATCGGCTCGTTCCAGGCGCTCAAGCACCGGATGGCGCAGCTCTGGTTGGAGGTCGTCTCGGCCCGCGCCGCCGCGCGAAACGCCGCGGACGCCCTCGCGTCCGGCAGCCCCGACACGCCGCTCGCGGTGGCCGTGGCACAGGCGTACTGCTCCAAGGTCGCGGTCCACGCCGCGGAGGAGTGCATCCAGCTGCACGGCGGCATCGGCATGACGTGGGAGCACCCGGCGCACCTGTATCTGAAGCGGGCCAAGGCCGACGCGATCGCGTACGGCACGGCCGGAAGCCACCTCGAGGCGATCGCCGAACTGATGGAACTGCCCGCGCCGTAA
- a CDS encoding acyl-CoA dehydrogenase family protein, which produces MTTIDAAELRRRTRELLAAHPPATTGRTDFLRARFDAGLAWVHYPAGLGGLDAPRSLQPVVDAELAAAGAPDNDPRRIGIGLGMAAPTILGFGTDEQKQRFLRPLWVGEEVWCQLFSEPGAGSDLAALGTRAVREEADGDWIVDGQKVWTSSAHVARWAILIARTDPDLPKHRGISYFICDMTDPGVEVRPLRQITGEAEFNEVFLTGVRIPDSRRLGPVGAGWKVAQTTLMNERVSIGGSRIPREGGMIGPVARTWRERPELRTHDLHQRLLTLWVEAEVARLAGERLRQQLVAGQPGPEGSGMKLAFARLNQEISGLEVELLGEEGLLYSDWTMRRPDLVDFTGRDAGYRYLRSKGNSIEGGTSEVLLNIVAERVLGLPAEPRNDKDVAWKDLSR; this is translated from the coding sequence ATGACGACGATCGACGCGGCCGAACTCCGCCGCCGCACCCGGGAGCTGCTCGCCGCACACCCCCCGGCCACCACCGGGCGCACGGACTTCCTGAGGGCCCGCTTCGACGCCGGCCTCGCGTGGGTGCACTATCCGGCCGGGCTCGGCGGACTCGACGCACCGCGCTCCCTGCAGCCGGTCGTCGACGCCGAACTCGCGGCAGCGGGCGCCCCTGACAACGACCCGCGCCGCATCGGCATCGGCCTCGGCATGGCCGCCCCCACGATCCTCGGCTTCGGCACCGACGAGCAGAAGCAGCGCTTCCTGCGCCCCCTGTGGGTCGGCGAGGAGGTGTGGTGCCAGCTCTTCAGCGAGCCGGGCGCCGGATCCGACCTGGCCGCACTGGGCACCCGCGCCGTGCGCGAAGAGGCCGACGGGGACTGGATCGTCGACGGCCAGAAGGTCTGGACGTCCAGCGCCCATGTGGCCCGCTGGGCGATCCTCATCGCCCGCACCGACCCGGACCTGCCCAAGCACCGCGGCATCAGCTACTTCATCTGCGACATGACCGACCCGGGTGTCGAGGTACGGCCGCTGCGTCAGATCACCGGCGAGGCCGAGTTCAACGAGGTCTTCCTCACCGGCGTACGCATCCCCGACAGCCGACGGCTCGGCCCGGTCGGCGCCGGCTGGAAGGTCGCCCAGACCACCCTGATGAACGAGCGCGTCTCGATCGGCGGATCCCGGATCCCGCGCGAGGGCGGCATGATCGGCCCGGTTGCCAGGACCTGGCGCGAACGTCCCGAACTGCGCACCCATGATCTCCACCAGCGGCTGCTCACCCTCTGGGTCGAGGCCGAGGTCGCCAGGCTGGCCGGCGAACGGCTGCGCCAGCAGCTCGTCGCCGGGCAGCCGGGCCCCGAAGGCTCCGGCATGAAACTCGCCTTCGCCCGCCTCAACCAGGAGATCAGCGGACTGGAGGTCGAACTCCTCGGCGAAGAGGGGCTGTTGTACAGCGACTGGACGATGCGCCGGCCGGACCTGGTCGACTTCACCGGACGCGATGCGGGCTACCGCTATCTGCGGTCCAAGGGCAACTCGATCGAGGGCGGCACGAGCGAGGTTCTGCTGAACATCGTCGCCGAACGCGTCCTCGGGCTGCCCGCCGAGCCGCGCAACGACAAGGACGTCGCCTGGAAGGACCTGTCCCGATGA
- a CDS encoding NADPH:quinone oxidoreductase family protein — protein MQAWRVHRNGEPSEVMRLEETDRPTPGDGQVLLKVLAANINFPDALLCRGQYQVRPPLPFTPGVEICGETPDGRRVLATPALPNGGFAEYVVADEAALLPAPDALDDAEAAALHIGYQTGWFGLHRRAHLQAGETLLVHAAAGGVGSAAVQLGKAAGAKVIGVVGGPEKAKIAHELGCDLVIDRRTEDIVAAVKEATGGRGADVVYDPVGGDAYAKSVKCIAFEGRVIVVGFASGVIPTPALNHALVKNYSIVGLHWGLYNTKDPAAVRACHQELTALAARGVIKPLISERVAMGGAADAVQRVADGRSTGRIVVLPAGVAR, from the coding sequence ATGCAGGCATGGCGAGTGCACCGGAACGGCGAGCCGAGCGAGGTGATGCGGCTCGAGGAGACGGACCGGCCCACGCCCGGCGACGGGCAGGTGCTCCTCAAGGTGCTCGCGGCGAACATCAACTTCCCGGACGCGCTGCTCTGCCGCGGCCAGTACCAGGTGCGGCCGCCCCTGCCGTTCACCCCGGGAGTCGAGATCTGCGGCGAGACGCCGGACGGGCGCCGGGTCCTTGCCACCCCCGCCCTGCCGAACGGCGGCTTCGCCGAGTACGTCGTCGCGGACGAGGCGGCTCTGCTGCCGGCCCCGGACGCCCTGGACGACGCCGAGGCGGCCGCTCTGCACATCGGCTACCAGACGGGCTGGTTCGGACTGCACCGCAGGGCGCACCTCCAGGCGGGCGAGACCCTCCTCGTACACGCCGCGGCGGGCGGTGTCGGCAGCGCGGCCGTCCAGCTCGGCAAGGCTGCCGGGGCCAAGGTCATCGGTGTCGTCGGAGGCCCCGAGAAGGCCAAGATCGCCCATGAGCTCGGCTGCGACCTGGTCATCGACCGCCGCACCGAGGACATTGTCGCGGCGGTCAAGGAAGCCACCGGCGGGCGCGGCGCCGATGTCGTGTACGACCCGGTCGGCGGCGACGCGTACGCCAAGTCCGTGAAGTGCATCGCCTTCGAGGGCCGGGTGATCGTCGTCGGCTTCGCGAGCGGCGTCATCCCCACCCCCGCGCTCAACCACGCCCTCGTCAAGAACTACTCGATCGTCGGGCTCCACTGGGGTCTGTACAACACCAAGGACCCGGCCGCGGTCCGCGCCTGCCACCAGGAGCTCACCGCGCTCGCGGCGCGCGGCGTCATCAAGCCGCTGATCAGCGAGCGTGTCGCGATGGGCGGGGCGGCGGATGCCGTCCAGCGTGTCGCCGACGGCAGGAGCACCGGCCGTATCGTCGTCCTTCCGGCAGGAGTTGCCCGATGA